DNA sequence from the Brevinematales bacterium genome:
CCAACTCCTATTACCCTAATAGTTTATTATACACCCATCGATTGGAAATCACAACCAAAAACCGACTGAATCTTAACCGTAACTTAATAATAGGAAAACACTTTATTACCGGAACGGAATTTGATAAAATCACAAAATGAAGGTAGAATATCAGTTGCAAGGGGAAAAGGGGATTTATAAATATGCCTGTAAAAGGTAAAAAAATGGAACTAGACTATCCCCAGTTAACCGACGAACAGTTTAAGAAATTTTCCAAGATGTTATTCGAACTCAGCGGAATCAAACTGCGCGACCATAAAAAATATCTGCTGATCCATCGCCTATCGAAATATGTCGGGCCTACGAAGCCCTTTCGCAGCTTCGAGGAGTATTATCAGGCGATACAAACCGACGAGAGCGGTAAGATGGTATCGGATTTCCTCAATGTCCTGACGACGAATTTTACTTTTTTCTTCCGTGAGCCCGTTCATTTCGAGTTCCTCAGGGAGTATCTGGAAAAAGCCCGCGATACGCAGGAATATATCCGCATCTGGAGCGCGGCATGCTCGTCCGGGGAGGAGCCTTACAGTATGGCGATCACCCTGAAGCAGGCGTTAACCAATCCGGCCGACTATGATACGAAGATACTCGCGACCGACATCTCCCGTAAGATGCTCCATCTGGCTGAGGCCGGGGTGTACCATTATACGAAAGTACGGGGGCATCTGGAGGATAAGCTCCTCAAGGATTATTTTGATTTCGATAAGGAAAACAATGATTTCAGCGTAGCGCAGCCGATCAGGGATCTGGTGAGCTTCCGTTATATGAACCTGCTGGAATCCTTCCCTTTTAATAAATTATTCGACGTCGTGTTCCTGAGAAATGTCCTGATATATTTTGAAAATAAGGAAAAAGAATATATAATTAATAAAATAGCAAATTACATTAAACCCGGGGGATTCCTGATTCTCGGCCTATCGGAGAGTCTGGTAGGATTGCAGCACCGTTTCAAAATCAACCGGAACTCGATTTACCAGAAATTATAATTTCCATGAGGATGAAAGATGGATGCGGGCGGTGTACCCCAGTATTTTTTAAATCCCGGC
Encoded proteins:
- a CDS encoding chemotaxis protein CheR; translation: MPVKGKKMELDYPQLTDEQFKKFSKMLFELSGIKLRDHKKYLLIHRLSKYVGPTKPFRSFEEYYQAIQTDESGKMVSDFLNVLTTNFTFFFREPVHFEFLREYLEKARDTQEYIRIWSAACSSGEEPYSMAITLKQALTNPADYDTKILATDISRKMLHLAEAGVYHYTKVRGHLEDKLLKDYFDFDKENNDFSVAQPIRDLVSFRYMNLLESFPFNKLFDVVFLRNVLIYFENKEKEYIINKIANYIKPGGFLILGLSESLVGLQHRFKINRNSIYQKL